In the Caballeronia sp. NK8 genome, CGGCCGGTCGCCACGCGCGCGATCTTCACCGCGTTCTCGACGGCTTCCGCGCCGGTCGTGAAAAACGCGGCCTTCTTCGCGTGCGAGCCCGGCGCGCGGGCGCTGATCTTCTCGGCAAGCGACACATACGACTCGTACGGCACGATCTGATACGCGGTGTGCGTGAAGCAGTCGAGTTGCGCGCGGATCGCCTCGACGATCTTCGGATGACGATGCCCCGTGTTGCACACCGCGATGCCCGCCGCGAAGTCGATGAAGCGGCGGCCCTCGACGTCCCACATTTCCGCGTTTTCGGCGCGCGCCGCGTAGAAGTCGCACATCACGCCGACGCCGCGCGGGGTCGCGGCATTCTTGCGGGCGTGCAGATCGGCGTTCTTGAGGGGGGTGCTCACAGGAATCTCCTTCGCGCGAGAGCGCATGTCGATGGTGGCCGTGTCGGCCGACTGAATTTATAGATGACTATAGTAAGATTTGGCCCTCAGGTTCAGAGCCATTTCAATAAATCTATAGGAGCCAATTCGATGACCACGCGCGCAAGCGTGCTTTCCGACTGGCTCGCGCAACGCATCGACCGCACGAACGGCCAGCCGATCTACCGTCAGTTGCATCGGCTGTTGCAGCAGGCGATTCTCACGCGCGAGCTTGCGGCGGGCGCGAAAGTGCCGTCGTCGCGGCTGCTGGCGGCGGAACTCGGCGTCGGGCGGAACACGGTGACGCAGGTGTACGAGCAACTCGCGCTCGAAGGCTACGTGTCGTCGGCGACGGGGCGCGGCACCTTCGTCGCGGACAGCACGCCCGACGACATCCTGTTCGACGACGCGCCGCCCGCTGCCGCCGCGCAACTGGACACGCAATCGACGCTCTCGGCGCGCGGCGCGCGGCTGATTTCCGGTGCGGGCGTCTCGAAGCGCCAGGGCGGCGCGTTTATGCCGGGCGTGCCGGATGTGTCGCGTTTTCCGTCGCGCGTGTGGAACCGCCTGCACGCGAAATACTGGCGCAGGCCGCTGCCCGATCTGCTCACTTACGCGCCCGGCGGCGGCCACGCGGGCTTGCGCGACGCGCTCGCGCACTATTTGCGCACGTCGCGTTCGGTGCGTTGCATGCCGGAACAGATCATCGTGACGACGGGCATCCATCAGTCGATCGATCTCGCCGCGCGCCTGCTCGCGGATGCCGGCGACACGATCTGGACCGAAGACCCGTGCTACTGGGGCGTGCGCAGCGTGCTGCAGGTTTCGGGACTCGATCTCAAGGCGATTCCTGCCGACGCCGAAGGCATCGCGCCGACGCCCGCCGATCTCGCATCGCCGCCGAAGCTAATGCTGGTCACGCCGTCGCATCAATATCCGCTCGGCATGGTGATGAGCCTCGCGCGCCGCCGCATGCTGCTCGAATATGCGCGTCAGCATCGCTGCTGGATCGTCGAGGACGATTACGACAGCGAGTTCCGCTATGGCAGCCGGCCGCTTGCGTCGCTGCAGGGGATGGATACGTCGGGGCAGGTGATTTACGTCGGGAGTTTCGGGAAGACGCTGTTTCCGGGGCTGCGTATTGGTTATATCGTCGTGCCGGAGGCGCTCGCGGAAAGCTTCGCCACGGCGAGCGCCGAGCTGTATCGGGAAGGGCAGCTGTTGCAGCAGGCGGTGCTCGCAGAGTTCATCGAGCAGGGGCATTTCACGTCGCATATCCGGCGCATGCGCGCGCTTTATGGTCAGCGCCGCGACACGTTGCTGGCGACTATCGCGGCGCGTTATGGCGACACGCTCGCGATCGCCGGGGGGGATGCGGGGTTGCATCTCGTGCTCAAGTTGCCCAAAGGCGTTGATGATCGCGCGGTCGCTGCTGCGGCGCTGGAAGAGGATATCGTGGTGCGGCCGCTGTCGGGGTATTACGCGCATCGGCCGGATGCGGAATCGGGCTTGCTGATCGGCTATGCGTGCGTGCCGGATGAGGAAATCGCCCCGGCATTCGAGAAACTCGCGGGGGTGATTGATCGGGTTTTGGGGTGAGGTGGTGGAAAGTGTGCGATTGGCTTTTGTTTGCAAAAAGCGGTTCACCGCGGGTTTTTTGCAGAAGGGCGATTATCGACCTATTTCGGTCGATCATGCCGTCCCAGCTTCAACGACTGTTGACGGAATGGTCCAGACATCCGCGCCGAGCTATCGGCCTTCTCGCATCCTCACACACATGAGCAGCGGGAATGTATCCGCCGCCGCTTTCCAAGGCCGCAGTGCGCAGCCTCTCGACGGATTTGACAACTAGGCGAAATCTGAGATTACAATCAAACGCACTATCGATCACAGTTTATTTAGGTCGACGTTGAGTCCAGCCTGACGGAATTCTTTGCCGAGTGAGTAGCGCCACGTGCCGTGATCGTCGATGGGGATAAATACCACCCCATAGTAGTCCGATGGCAGTTCCACGCCCGATTCATAAAGCACGCACACGTTTTGCCGACCGATCTTTCCAATGAAGTAGCCAAGTTCGAGAACGACGTTTTGCCGTGCGCGCGCCTGAAGGCCGCTATCACGTGCCGACTTCACGGCTCCGACGTCATCCGCAGTCATTAATACGACTGCGAAGCGCACATTCGAATGCCGCTCTAGCTTCTCGATGATCGTTGCGCTACGATTAGTTTGCTCGCTGAGGATGATCGCCTCGAGTCCTAGCTTTTCGATCAGTCGAGCGCTCATTTCACGGAGAGCGACATCGTGCCCGTGCACGAGAAAGACGGAGTTTTCGTCGCCGCGAGGCCCGGACCCATAATGCGCGCGCGGCGCTCCGATATCGATATCCTTTGGGAGACCATAGTGCCTATGGTCTTCATTAAAGTCTTCACGCGTTATATTCGCCGGCTCGATTTCGATGATCGCCGTGTTCTTGGTGACGTGGTCCCCGGCTTTCACTAGCGTCGCTAGCACCCTGCCCGCTTTCGGTGAAGGTACATCAAGCGTCGCCTTTCGGCTCTCAACAGTGATCAGCGTGTCTTCGGGCATCACAAAGTCGCCTGCCTTAAGCGGCGTCTCAATGACCCAAATTGGCCCAAGTTCTTCTCCCCCTACATCTAGGGTCCCAAAATCGGGCAAAAGGATTACCTCGCTGGTTTGCGTCACGTTTTGATCCCTTGAGTTCAAATTCAACATGCCAGGCGCAGCTATTCTAATACCAAACGGGAACGGCATATCGTTCGGGATCAGGCGCCGGCACAGGCATCGCGCGCGAGGGTTCTGTGCAAGAAACACCGTCCGGCAGGCTCCGAAGTATAACCTCCGTTCGAACGGCGGGTTCACGGCCTCACGGGACGGTAGGTGGTGGCTGTTCAGTGCACGACGACCGAACGCGATGATCGTCCCGAGCGTACGCGCGATGCGTGTGGCATATAGCGACTCGATTCGGTCCTTGAACCTAGCGCCCCCCTAAGTGGCCGCTTCGGGGCTTCAACGGCCGCTGGCCCAATCGAGTAGGTCGGAAATTGGTCTTGTTGTCGGTCATTATCCGAATTTCAGCCCAACATTAGGATCTTATATCAAAATCTAGCGGGGGGCGAATGTGGATCCGGTGATCTGGCTAATCCTAATGAACTGCGCTTGACGATTACCTCCGGTGACAAGCATTCCTGCGAGCGCGAACTGAATACCATCCTCACTTCTATACGATAGAAATACCGGAGATCCACTAAAACCATTTAGGCCGTTCTGCCAAGTGATATCAGCCATGGTCATAGTATGCGGGTAGACTCCCGGCCTGAGAGTTCCACATGCCACGACCGATTGCGTAACAACGCCACCCAGATCATCAATCTCAGTTTGCGTTCCATACCGTGGATAACCAACCGTCACCAGCTGAATAATTCCGCCATTAAGAAATGCCTGTCGAGAAATTCTTGTCCGGGTGAAATCGTCCAGCCAGTTTCCGGTGGGCGGCAACTTTACGGCTCTAGACCTCAGGCGCTTCTCTTGCCAAGTCCCCGGCTTGACGGTTATCGTAAGAATGACAAAATCGACAAACGAGCCTGGAATATCGATTGACTCGTGTCTAAACGTGTAAGTTAAATCGAATTCCAGGAAATCACGCTTAGATCTTTTAATGCCATTAAGAATGTAGGGGATGCACAATCTGCTCGCGGTTTCTGGTACGTCTTCCTCATTACCGCTCATAAGGCAGTGCCGTGCGGTGATGAAAATCACCGAGTTACCTTTCCTGGCGAGGAAACCTGTGCCATGAACGCCAAGAATATCAGGGTGACCGTCAGCATGAGAAATGATTGGCGTGACACAATCCGGAATCCCGGAGTGCAGGGGAGAGATTCTCCCTCTGTTGTTGCCAGCTACGAGTTGACTCACAAATCCCCCTGAAAGACGTGCTTTTTGGTAGCCGTTATTTGCATCATCGTTGATGCTTTGAGTTGTTCCACCGTTACTTCCGTACCGAGACAACGCCCGCTTCAGCCGCAGAAGCCACCATTTGGGACGGATAAGTCCGTGAATCATCGTGATACGTCGTACAACTATACGATAGATGCGATCGCATTACTTATCGTCTCTGAAGCCATTTCGAAAGGGCGCGCTGCTTGTGCGAGAGCACCAGCGTTGACTGCGCGTTACCACTGTTCGCTTGACCGCTTCGTCGGTGTTTGGGTCGGTGGAGCGTCATCGTGGGGAAGCTGTCGAACGTCGCTTAATGGCCCGACTCCTGCCAACCACGAGCCGTCTCCACGAAGAACCCCAAAAAATCCCACACAGAACTAGAAACCTCCACCCATCTAGCGGATCATATCCGCCGTTTTCCACGCATCCGCAAGGCCTTCCCCATGCCAACCCCCTCCAACACAAACCTCACCGTCATCGCCGACCTCTCCGACGACGCCCCGTCGCTGCGCGCGATCCGCCACGACATCCACCGTCATCCGGAACTGTCCTACGAAGAGACACGCACCGCCGCGCTCGTCGCCGAGCGGCTGGAAGAGTGGGGCTGGCAGGTCACGCGCGGGGTCGGCGGCACGGGCGTCGTCGGCACTTTGAAAGCGGGCGATGGCGCGAAGAGCATCGGCCTGCGCGCCGACATGGACGCGCTGCCGATCATCGAGCAGACCGGCAAGCCCTACGCGAGCGAGACGCACGGCAAGATGCACGCGTGCGGCCACGACGGCCACACGACGATGCTGCTCGGCGCCGCGCGTCATCTCGCGCGCACGCGGCGTTTCAGCGGCACGGTGCATCTGTACTTTCAGCCGGCGGAAGAGCACGGCGTGCCGAGCGGCGCGCAGCAGATGATCGCGGAAGGCCTGTTCGAGCGCTTTCATTGCGATGCCGTGTTCGGCGTGCACAACCATCCCGGCGCGCAGCCGGGCACATTCCTGTTCCGCAAGGGGCCGTTCATGGCGGCGGGCGATCAGGTGTCGATCGTGATCGAGGGCGTCGGCGGGCACGCGGCGCGTCCGCATCTCTCGGTCGATCCGGTCGTGGTGACGGCGAGCATCGTGATGGCGCTGCAGACGATCGTCGCGCGCAATGTCGATCCGGCGCAGCCGGCCGTCGTCACGGTCGGCTCGATGCACGCGGGCACGGTCAACAACGTCATCCCGAACCGCGCGACGCTGGAACTGTCGGTACGTTCGTTCGACCCGCAGGTGCGCGAGCTGCTCAAGCGCCGCATCAAGGAACTGGTCGAAGCGCAGGCCGCGAGCTACGGCGCGACGGCGACGGTGAAGTATCTGGAAGGCTATCCGGTCGTCGTCAATTCGGACGCGGAGACGGAATTCGCGATTCAGGTGGCGCGCGAGCTGGTCGGCGAGCAGAACGTCGTCGCGCACGCGGATTTGCTGATGGGCAGCGAGGATTTCGCGTTCATGCTGCAGGCGCGGCCGGGCTCGTTCCTGCGTCTCGGCAACGGTGCGGGCGAGGACGGCTGCATGGTCCACAACCCGCATTACGATTTCAACGACAAAAATTTGCCGATCGGCGCGGCGTACTGGGCGAGGCTCGTCGAACGATTCCTCGCCTGATCGAAAGCCTTACGCCGGCAGCCTGAAACTCCCGATCGCCTCGCGCAGCACATCCACCTGATCCTTCAGCGAATGCGCAGCGGCGGCCGCCTCTTCGACGAGCGCGGCGTTCTGCTGCGTCACCTGATCCATCTCGACAACGGCGCGGTTCACCTGCTCGATGCCCGCGCTCTGCTCGCGCGACGCGTGGCTGATCTCGTCGAGAATCTCGTTCACGCGGCGCACCGACTGCACGATCTCGGTCATGGTCGAGCCCGCGTTCGTCACGAGCGACGCTCCTTGCTGCACCGTCTGCGTCGAGGTCTCGATGAGCGCCTTGATCTCTTTCGCCGCCGTCGCCGAGCGCTGCGCGAGGCTGCGCACTTCGGCCGCCACGACCGCGAAGCCGCGTCCCTGTTCGCCCGCGCGCGCCGCTTCGACGGCCGCATTGAGCGCGAGGATGTTGGTCTGGAACGCGATGCCGTCGATCACGCCGATGATGTCGCCGATCTGCTGCGAACTCGCGGTGATGCGCGTCATCGTGTCGATCACGTCGTCGACGACGCCGCTGCCGCGCGTCGCCACATCCGCCGCCTGCTCGGCGAGCCGCGCGGCCTGCGTGGCGCTGTCGGCATTGTTCTTCACGTTGGCGGTCATCTGATCCATGCTCGACGCGGTCTCTACGAGCGCCGCCGCCTGCTCTTCGGTGCGCTGCGAGAGATCGGTATTGCCCGCCGCGATTTCCGACGCGCCCACGTTGATGTTCTCGGTACCGTTGCGCACGCGCGAAACCGTCTCGACGAGCCCGCGCTGCATCACGCTGAGCGCGTGCAGGAGGCTGGTCGTGTCGTTCGGATGGACGTCGACGGCGCTCGTCAGGTCGCCGCGCGCGATGCGATGCGCCGCGCCGACCGCAAGCTCCAGTTCGCCGCCGAGATTGCGCCGGATGCTGCGCAGCACGACGAGCATCGCCGCCGTCGCGATACCGCCGAGCAGCGCCGTGATCGCGAGCCAGCGCAACGCGCTCGCGTAGAACGCGCTCTGCACGTCGTCCATGTACATGCCCGTGACGAGATACCAGTCCCACTGCCCGAAGCGCTGCGAGTAGGAGAGCTTCGAAACCGGCTTGTCGCTGCCCGGCTTCGGCCACAGATAGCTGATGTAGCCGCCGCCCGGCTGATCGCCCGCCTTGACGATATCGACGAACAGGCGATTGCCCGCCGGATCGGTATAGGACGACAGATCCTTGCCGTTCATGGCCGGCTTGATCGGGTGCATGACCATCGTCGGATGCGAATCGTTGATGGAGAGATAGCCGTCCGTGCCGTAACGGATCGCGCCGACCACTTCGAGCGCGCGCTTCTTTGCTTCGTCTTCGGTGAGCGTCTTGTTGGCCGCGAGGGCCGCGTAGTGCGCGGTGATGGCGTGCGCCTCGTTGACGAGGGTCTTCAGCTGCTCCTTGCGGTCGTCGATCATCGACGTGCGGTTTTGCCAGGCCCCGATGATCCCGATCGCGATCAAGCCGATCCACAGCACGGCGATCATCGAGCCGAGCTTTCTGTTCAACGTCATTCTGTTCATGTTGCGCCCGTCGCCTCTTTGCGTTGTCAGTTGCGACGGCGCATGCCGCCGCATGCCCGCTTTACGGCAGGCGCTGCGGCGGAATGTAGGGCGGGGAATACCCGTAGCGTCAGAGACGGCGGATCGGGTCCTTGTCGGGCGGCGCGTCGGGGTGCTGCGGCTCGTCCGGGCGATGGCCCGGCGAAGGCGGCGTGAGCGGATCGGCTTCCGGATCGCGGTTCGGGTCCGCGATGGGATCCGGAACGGGACTGGTCTGCATGTCGAATTTCATGGTGTCCCCCTGATGGGTGGATCGATGCTACGCGGATTCGTGCGCCGCCGGCATGTGCAGCGTGAACGGCTGGCCCGGATGCGCGTCGCCGGTGGTCGAGAGCGCGGCGCGGGCGCGCGCGACGATCGCGTCGCTGCCGGTGTCGCGCGGATGCTCGGCGAGCACGATATGCGGCGTGCCGAGCGCGCGGGCCGCGGCGACGGGCGAGGATACGGCGGCATCGTCGGACAGGAGCAGGCGCGCGTTCGCGATCAGGCGCGGCAAAATCGCCGGCGCGACGGCGCCCGCGAGAAAGAGCGCGGCCGTCTGCATCGCGCCGAGCACGCCGGCGGTGCGCTCGGGTTCGGGCGCGTCGCCGACGATGGCGATCTGCCAGCCGTCGGCGGCGAGCTGATCGGCGACATCGGCGTAACGCTCGGCGGGCCAGGCGGGCGCCGCGTGGTGGCTGCCCGGATGAATCAGCACCAGACGCTCGCGCTCGATGCCGTGGAATGCGGCGAGTTCGGTGTAATCGGCATCGGACGGCGTGGCAGCTTCCGCGGATGGCGGCGGGGCGCACGGCTCGTCGGGAACGAGCGCGGTCGCGAGGTCGTCGCGCAACGTGGAAAGGGGAGTGGCTCGCATCCTGGCTCCTGCAAGTGACGTGGCCTGATTTCGATGGTCCGCGCATTCGCGGAGGCTCGGGCGCTTGGCAAGCACCCGCCATGCCCGGAAGGGTTCCGGCGCGTCACGCCGGACGGCGCGCGTGCCGCAGGGACAGAGTGCATCCCGGACCGTGACAGTTTGAGCGTCCGTTGCGGCATCTGTCACGTATTGAAGGAGCCACGGCGGCCCTCGTCAAGCCGGGAGGTTTCGACGCCGAAGAAAAAAGCCGCCGCCTCGCGATGGCGAGGCGGCGGCTCGATGTGCGGCTCGTGCGGCGGCCGGCGGCGCTCAGGTTTCGCCGTTGCCGTCGTCGGCGGGCAGCGTCTTCGGCGTGAACGCTTCGGCGCGGCGGCGGATGTCATCGACTTCGCCTGTCACGAAGGTGCGGCTGTCGGCAGCGAGCGCCTGCTGGTAGGACATGCCTTCCGGCACGCGATGCAGCAGCGCGCGCAGCTCGCCTTGCGTCGTCTGCTCGACCGGCTCGAAATTGTAGAGGCCGAGTTCGAGTTCGGCGCGCTCGTGAAGGATGAACAGGCACGACGCGAACACCGCAACGGCGAGCACTTCCTGCAAGCCGAAGCGAAATTCGTGCGGCACCGGCGAAAACGGCAGCCACGCGATGACCGCCGCGCCCGCCAGCGCCAGCGCGATCGTGGCGTTGAGCAGGATTTGCAGACGCGCGACGATGCGCTCGCGTTCGGTCTTCAGCTGCCCCGCCGATTTCGGCACGAGCGCAACGAGGGATTGTTGACGGCGGAGTTCTTCGAGCGGGAGAGCGGCCATGGAGGTGTGGTCGGAACCTTCGGTGAGCGCCAAAGCGGCGCGACACCGGTATAACGCGCGGCTTACAGGTGCGTTGACGGCGCTTTCGTCTTGTTGCGACTCGTTTCGTCCTGTTGCATTTAGCGCGCGCGATTCTGGACGGGCGTGCGGATGGTCGCGGTGCCGTCCGCGATCTGCTGCGCGAAAACCAGCGCCTCGACGATCGTTCCGAAGACTTCCGCGCGTACGTGGTCGTCGGCGAGACGCAACAGATACGACGGGTGATAAGTCGGCACGATGATGTGTCCCTTGTGCTCGATGGTCTTGCCGAGATACTCGGACAGCGCCGTGCGATGCCCCGTGAGCGCCTTCAGCGCCGTCGCTCCGAGCGCGACGACGACTTTCGGCGCGACGCGTTTCAGTTCTTCGTCGAGCCAGTAGCGGCAGGCTTCGCGCTCGCGCTGCGCGGGTGCGAGATGTGCGCGTTCCTCGCCGTGCGCTTCCCACTTGAAGTGCTTCACCGCGTTGGTCAGATACAGCGATGCGCGCGCGATCTGCGCTTCGGCGAGCGCATCGTCGAGCAGCTTGCCCGCCGGGCCGACGAACGGCTGGCCCGCGCGGTCTTCCTGATCGCCCGGCTGCTCGCCGACGAGCATCACGCGCGCATCGGCGGGACCGACGCCCGGCACGGCCTGCGTCGCGTTGCGCCAGAGCGCGCAGCGCCGGCACGCGTCGAGCGACGGCGGTTCGGTGAGCAGCGTGCCCTTGATCGGCTCCAGATCCGTGTTGATGGCCACTTCCATCTCGGGCGGCACATTGCGCGGATGGCGCTCGCGCCGCGAATAGGGATCGGCGCGGGAAATGAGCGCGGGGTCGGTGCGCGCGTTCTCCGGGCTTTTCCAGTAGCGCACCGGCATGTGCGACGCCATTTCGGCGGCGTTCGCCTGCGCCGGCGCGAACGTGCTCTCGTAATACGCGAGCCAGAGCGCCTCGATGGCGTCGCCGCTCACCGCTTCGCCGCTCATTGCGGTATCGCCGAAGTCCATTGGCTTTTCCTCCGGCTCGCTCGTGCGATCCACGCGCAGCAGCGCGCCGTCCCAGAAGGCGGCGCCGTGCGGCGTGGCGATCATCCACGTGGCGCTGCCCATGCGCGTGGCGAAGTGCAGCGCGGCGTGCTCCAGCAGGTCGTGCACCGGCTCGAACCAGCTGATGAACTCGGGTGGCCCGAGCGACGAATCGCGATGCCTGAAACGCAGCACCTTGCGCATTTCGCGCTCCTCGGCCTCGACCATTTCGATCATCTGGCGCAGCCGATGCCCGTCCGCGTCATCCGGCGACGCGATCGCGCGGTCGCCCTGCGTCCAGCGCCACAGCGCCTTGTACAGAAACGGCCAGCGGTCCGGCGCGCGATAGCACGCCGCCGTTTCCAGCATGGCGAGAAATTCGCGCGCGACCCTGACCGGCTTCCTCGCGTTCGGGTCCACCGAACCGGGCGGAGGCGGATCGATGCAGCCGAACACCGTCGCCGAGGCATCCGACTCGCGCCACAGCACGTCCTCCGGCCGCACGCCCTCCGTCAGGAGATTGCGCGCTTCGGTACGCCAGGCCGCAAACGATGGATCGATGGTGACGCTTTTCATCGGCGAGCGGAATCAGAAAAGTACTGTATATCCATACAGTAATTCTATCGATATCCGCTGCTTTGCGGCAACTTTTTGGGTGGCGTTTCGGTTGATGAAACATGGGAACGGCCATTGCTGAAAACGATCCATCGCCGCTATCGATTGCTTGTCGATGGTGGCCGACCCATCGGAAACCGGAGCCGACATGCTTGCGATCGTTATTCCTGCTCACAACGAAGCCGCGCATATCGGCGCGTGCGTGGCGGCCGCGCGGCGCGCCGCGGATCATCATCAATTGCTCGGCGAAGCGGCGCGCGTGATCGTCGTGGCCGACACCTGCACCGACCAGACCGGCGACATCGCGCGGGCGCTCGGCGCGGACGTCGCGTGCATCGAGGCGCGCAATGTCGGCATCGCGCGGGCGCATGGCGCCCAGCGGGCGCTGGCCCTGGGGGCGCGCTGGCTCGCTTTCACCGACGCCGACACGACCGTCGCGGAAGACTGGCTCGTGCGCCAGCTCGACTGCTGCGCGGACGCAGTGTGCGGCGTGATCGGCGTGCATGACTGGTCGCCGCATATCGGCGCGGTGCGGGAGCACTTCGGACGCACCTATACCGACGCGGACGGGCATCGGCATATTCATGGCGCGAATCTGGGCGTGGCGGCGAAGGCGTATTTGCAGGCGGGCGGTTTTCCTCCGCTGGAGTCGAGCGAGGATGTGGCGCTCGTCGAGGCGCTTGTCGCGATCGGCGCGCGGATCGAATGGAGTGCGTCGCCGCGCGTGGTGACGAGTGCGCGGACGGATTTTCGGGCCAGGAAAGGATTCGGTGCGACGTTGCTTGATGTCAGCAGGCGTTATCTGCCGATTGGCGGCGGCGTCGATTCGGCCGATAACGTGGCGATTGCTGCTTGAAGCGGGTCAATCGCCGAGCGCTTCTTGAATGCCGATATCGCTCTTTCCGCGCATTACCGTGCCGGTCAGAAACGCGGTGAGCACGCTGACGAGCAGCGTGACGGCAACCGCGATGGCGACGCCGTCGTGACCGTGTTCGGCGAGTTCATAAACGAGCCCGAAGCCGATCAATACGAGAAAGCCAGCGATGAACTGCGCGCGGATATCCTTGCGGATCGACCCGCGCAGGCTCAGGGCTTCGATTTTCCGCGCGTGCTCGCTGTTCATCTGAAACTCGTCGACGATCAGCCGCCCGGCGCCCGGCACGATACGGTCGTATTGCGCGAGATGGTCGGGCGGCGGCATCGGTCCGCGGAACGAGTGCGCCTGCACCGCCACGGTGACGGACGCCCTTTCAGGAGCGATCGCAGGCTCTGCTACTTCGCCTCGGACGGGTTCGGCAATGTACCGGACCGTGCGCTCCTCAACGGCGTCGCTCATTCTGACCATACCCTTCGATCGTGCCGTTCAGTTCCGACATGGTTCTCGCCCACGCGCGGTCCATCATTTCGGCGGCGGACCTGCGCGGATAAGCCGACCGGTAATCCGTTGGCGGATTGATCGCAAACGTGCGCGCCAGCGCATCCGCAACGCGCCGCATTTCGCTCCAGAATGTCATGTGATGCTCCCGTGAAAAGTTTGTCCGCCGCGCG is a window encoding:
- a CDS encoding M20 aminoacylase family protein, which codes for MPTPSNTNLTVIADLSDDAPSLRAIRHDIHRHPELSYEETRTAALVAERLEEWGWQVTRGVGGTGVVGTLKAGDGAKSIGLRADMDALPIIEQTGKPYASETHGKMHACGHDGHTTMLLGAARHLARTRRFSGTVHLYFQPAEEHGVPSGAQQMIAEGLFERFHCDAVFGVHNHPGAQPGTFLFRKGPFMAAGDQVSIVIEGVGGHAARPHLSVDPVVVTASIVMALQTIVARNVDPAQPAVVTVGSMHAGTVNNVIPNRATLELSVRSFDPQVRELLKRRIKELVEAQAASYGATATVKYLEGYPVVVNSDAETEFAIQVARELVGEQNVVAHADLLMGSEDFAFMLQARPGSFLRLGNGAGEDGCMVHNPHYDFNDKNLPIGAAYWARLVERFLA
- a CDS encoding glycosyltransferase family 2 protein gives rise to the protein MLAIVIPAHNEAAHIGACVAAARRAADHHQLLGEAARVIVVADTCTDQTGDIARALGADVACIEARNVGIARAHGAQRALALGARWLAFTDADTTVAEDWLVRQLDCCADAVCGVIGVHDWSPHIGAVREHFGRTYTDADGHRHIHGANLGVAAKAYLQAGGFPPLESSEDVALVEALVAIGARIEWSASPRVVTSARTDFRARKGFGATLLDVSRRYLPIGGGVDSADNVAIAA
- a CDS encoding UdgX family uracil-DNA binding protein (This protein belongs to the uracil DNA glycosylase superfamily, members of which act in excision repair of DNA. However, it belongs more specifically to UdgX branch, whose founding member was found to bind uracil in DNA (where it does not belong), without cleaving it, appears to promote DNA repair by a pathway involving RecA, rather than base excision.), with the protein product MKSVTIDPSFAAWRTEARNLLTEGVRPEDVLWRESDASATVFGCIDPPPPGSVDPNARKPVRVAREFLAMLETAACYRAPDRWPFLYKALWRWTQGDRAIASPDDADGHRLRQMIEMVEAEEREMRKVLRFRHRDSSLGPPEFISWFEPVHDLLEHAALHFATRMGSATWMIATPHGAAFWDGALLRVDRTSEPEEKPMDFGDTAMSGEAVSGDAIEALWLAYYESTFAPAQANAAEMASHMPVRYWKSPENARTDPALISRADPYSRRERHPRNVPPEMEVAINTDLEPIKGTLLTEPPSLDACRRCALWRNATQAVPGVGPADARVMLVGEQPGDQEDRAGQPFVGPAGKLLDDALAEAQIARASLYLTNAVKHFKWEAHGEERAHLAPAQREREACRYWLDEELKRVAPKVVVALGATALKALTGHRTALSEYLGKTIEHKGHIIVPTYHPSYLLRLADDHVRAEVFGTIVEALVFAQQIADGTATIRTPVQNRAR
- a CDS encoding DUF2335 domain-containing protein; protein product: MSDAVEERTVRYIAEPVRGEVAEPAIAPERASVTVAVQAHSFRGPMPPPDHLAQYDRIVPGAGRLIVDEFQMNSEHARKIEALSLRGSIRKDIRAQFIAGFLVLIGFGLVYELAEHGHDGVAIAVAVTLLVSVLTAFLTGTVMRGKSDIGIQEALGD
- a CDS encoding PLP-dependent aminotransferase family protein, with the translated sequence MTTRASVLSDWLAQRIDRTNGQPIYRQLHRLLQQAILTRELAAGAKVPSSRLLAAELGVGRNTVTQVYEQLALEGYVSSATGRGTFVADSTPDDILFDDAPPAAAAQLDTQSTLSARGARLISGAGVSKRQGGAFMPGVPDVSRFPSRVWNRLHAKYWRRPLPDLLTYAPGGGHAGLRDALAHYLRTSRSVRCMPEQIIVTTGIHQSIDLAARLLADAGDTIWTEDPCYWGVRSVLQVSGLDLKAIPADAEGIAPTPADLASPPKLMLVTPSHQYPLGMVMSLARRRMLLEYARQHRCWIVEDDYDSEFRYGSRPLASLQGMDTSGQVIYVGSFGKTLFPGLRIGYIVVPEALAESFATASAELYREGQLLQQAVLAEFIEQGHFTSHIRRMRALYGQRRDTLLATIAARYGDTLAIAGGDAGLHLVLKLPKGVDDRAVAAAALEEDIVVRPLSGYYAHRPDAESGLLIGYACVPDEEIAPAFEKLAGVIDRVLG
- a CDS encoding TIR domain-containing protein, with the protein product MTQTSEVILLPDFGTLDVGGEELGPIWVIETPLKAGDFVMPEDTLITVESRKATLDVPSPKAGRVLATLVKAGDHVTKNTAIIEIEPANITREDFNEDHRHYGLPKDIDIGAPRAHYGSGPRGDENSVFLVHGHDVALREMSARLIEKLGLEAIILSEQTNRSATIIEKLERHSNVRFAVVLMTADDVGAVKSARDSGLQARARQNVVLELGYFIGKIGRQNVCVLYESGVELPSDYYGVVFIPIDDHGTWRYSLGKEFRQAGLNVDLNKL
- a CDS encoding glycosyltransferase family 9 protein: MRATPLSTLRDDLATALVPDEPCAPPPSAEAATPSDADYTELAAFHGIERERLVLIHPGSHHAAPAWPAERYADVADQLAADGWQIAIVGDAPEPERTAGVLGAMQTAALFLAGAVAPAILPRLIANARLLLSDDAAVSSPVAAARALGTPHIVLAEHPRDTGSDAIVARARAALSTTGDAHPGQPFTLHMPAAHESA
- a CDS encoding methyl-accepting chemotaxis protein, translated to MTLNRKLGSMIAVLWIGLIAIGIIGAWQNRTSMIDDRKEQLKTLVNEAHAITAHYAALAANKTLTEDEAKKRALEVVGAIRYGTDGYLSINDSHPTMVMHPIKPAMNGKDLSSYTDPAGNRLFVDIVKAGDQPGGGYISYLWPKPGSDKPVSKLSYSQRFGQWDWYLVTGMYMDDVQSAFYASALRWLAITALLGGIATAAMLVVLRSIRRNLGGELELAVGAAHRIARGDLTSAVDVHPNDTTSLLHALSVMQRGLVETVSRVRNGTENINVGASEIAAGNTDLSQRTEEQAAALVETASSMDQMTANVKNNADSATQAARLAEQAADVATRGSGVVDDVIDTMTRITASSQQIGDIIGVIDGIAFQTNILALNAAVEAARAGEQGRGFAVVAAEVRSLAQRSATAAKEIKALIETSTQTVQQGASLVTNAGSTMTEIVQSVRRVNEILDEISHASREQSAGIEQVNRAVVEMDQVTQQNAALVEEAAAAAHSLKDQVDVLREAIGSFRLPA